Genomic window (Alphaproteobacteria bacterium):
GGGTTGCAATTTCTTTCGCTGGGCTCTGGGAGAGACCGTGGCGTGCGATCGCGCGCACGGAAGTCAGTCAAAAACGACCCCTATCAGGCCCTGGTCCGCTTCAGGAACGGGAACTCCAGCCTGTCGATGTGCTGCTTCAGCAGCGGCACATCGTCCTTGAGCAGGAGATAATGCTCCTCGCTGATATCGCCCGGCTTGTGGCCAGTGATCGCGTTGATGCTGGGCTTCGGCACCCCGGCCACATAGGCAGCGTGCTCGAAGGTCTTGCGCAGCGAATGGACCGTCAGCCGCCGATCCGCGCCGAGCGCCGCATCGATCTCACGGTTGAGACGCGTGCTGATCGACCCGCTCCAACGCTCGGCCGAAGCCCGGTACCGAAGCTCGGGAAACAACCGGTCCGACGATTGCCGCACCAGATCGAGGATGCCGAGGTCGAGCAGGTCGCGGTGAAGCGGAATGTACCTCCTGTTGTGCGCGCTCTTCACCCTGGCGTCGTGCAGGTCGATCACCTCGACTCCGTCGCGCCGGACGAACCAGGACGCACGAAGCTGGGCCATCTCCTCCAGGCGCGCCCCGGTCAGGAGCAACAGCCTGGGCAGCCAGAGTACCGCGCCGTCCTCGGTCTCGGTCTGCCGGAAGAACCGGGCGAGTTGGTCGAGGTCGAACCGGCTGTAGCTGCGGCGTGCCGCGACGATGGCAGCACGATCGGGACCGAGACCTCGGAATGGGTTGCTGGCGATCAGGTTCGCCGCGACCGCCGCGTTGCAGATCGTCGAGAGGCAGGTGGTCGTCTTCTTGACGGTGGCGACCGAGCCAAGCTTCAGCGACCGGACGAACTGCTCGGCCGTCTTCTTCGTGATGTTGGTGATCGCAAGGTCCCCGGCCGAGGCCGCGAAGCGGGTGATTGCCTTCTCCATGTCGAGCCTGGATCGCCGTCGCGGCGGCACACCCTTCCGCTCCTGGCGGCGCGGCAGATAGACCTCCTCGTACACGCGGCGCAGCGTCATCGCCTTCGAGGGCGTGGACGCTAAGCCTGCTGGGGTCGAGGTGACCGGCTTCCGATCGGCGCTCGCAACGATGATCTGCTTCTGCCGGTACATGGCCGGGTCGAACGTCCAGGGCGGGATCGTCCCGGACCGCACGGCCGAGATCATGTCGGCGACATCTGCCGCAGCCCGCAAAGCGCGGCTTCGCGCCGCCAGTGGGTCACGCGTCTTGAGCGAGAAGGTCACCGTCCGTCGTGCGCCCGCCGTACCGGCTGCGACTAGAGCCTCGAACACATCGATAGGAAGTTGGAGCCTGAACCGGAAAATGCCGCCCTTCACGCCCAACTTCGTGAACGGGACCAGTCCATAACGCGGCATCCTCGACTGCGACCTCGCCCAACCCTTCGGCCGCATCG
Coding sequences:
- a CDS encoding tyrosine-type recombinase/integrase, producing MKGGIFRFRLQLPIDVFEALVAAGTAGARRTVTFSLKTRDPLAARSRALRAAADVADMISAVRSGTIPPWTFDPAMYRQKQIIVASADRKPVTSTPAGLASTPSKAMTLRRVYEEVYLPRRQERKGVPPRRRSRLDMEKAITRFAASAGDLAITNITKKTAEQFVRSLKLGSVATVKKTTTCLSTICNAAVAANLIASNPFRGLGPDRAAIVAARRSYSRFDLDQLARFFRQTETEDGAVLWLPRLLLLTGARLEEMAQLRASWFVRRDGVEVIDLHDARVKSAHNRRYIPLHRDLLDLGILDLVRQSSDRLFPELRYRASAERWSGSISTRLNREIDAALGADRRLTVHSLRKTFEHAAYVAGVPKPSINAITGHKPGDISEEHYLLLKDDVPLLKQHIDRLEFPFLKRTRA